A genomic window from Syntrophales bacterium includes:
- a CDS encoding ACP S-malonyltransferase, translating to MAVGIVNNQKSFHEIRPVTFPFRTGHVFMFAGQGAQYVGMGRKLHDVYPRAREIFQLAEDLSGKNIAEICFKGPITALVAADTVQIALTTVNIASFEFLINNLGTNKKGNVYLGHSVGEYAALYASGVLSLEDTLKAVVYRGAAMLSASRKISGCMYAINGIKRRDIEDAIYKAGLQKSVFLACDNSPREQVIAGEEKSARELIAHLASSEKYFRFTRLPVAGAWHSPLMRRCTEEFRQRIMNITLHRPHSHVVMNYSGCAEYSQSRIRENMICQLFSPVRWRESIQYLLRTKHNIFYEIGPKRVLAVFLEDIAAGVHRYACTQACIA from the coding sequence ATGGCTGTGGGAATCGTCAACAATCAAAAGTCATTCCATGAAATAAGACCCGTAACGTTCCCGTTCCGCACCGGCCACGTATTCATGTTTGCGGGTCAAGGCGCCCAGTACGTAGGAATGGGGAGAAAACTTCACGATGTCTATCCACGGGCTCGGGAGATATTTCAACTTGCCGAAGATTTGTCTGGGAAAAATATCGCGGAAATCTGTTTCAAGGGACCCATAACCGCTTTAGTTGCTGCCGATACGGTCCAAATTGCCCTGACGACCGTAAATATCGCTTCCTTTGAATTCCTGATAAATAACTTGGGAACAAACAAAAAGGGTAACGTTTATTTGGGTCACAGCGTCGGAGAATACGCAGCGCTTTACGCCTCGGGAGTCCTTTCATTGGAAGACACCCTGAAAGCCGTAGTCTATCGCGGTGCTGCCATGCTCTCGGCAAGCAGGAAGATTTCAGGATGCATGTATGCCATCAATGGCATCAAACGGAGGGATATAGAAGATGCTATCTATAAAGCGGGTCTTCAAAAGAGTGTTTTTCTAGCCTGTGACAACTCACCCCGTGAACAGGTCATAGCGGGGGAAGAAAAGAGTGCGCGAGAACTGATTGCACATCTTGCCTCGTCAGAAAAATATTTTAGATTCACTCGTCTTCCTGTCGCCGGAGCATGGCACAGTCCACTCATGCGCCGGTGTACGGAAGAGTTTCGTCAAAGAATAATGAACATCACTCTTCACCGCCCTCACTCTCATGTTGTGATGAATTATTCAGGATGCGCGGAATACAGCCAATCAAGAATCCGGGAAAACATGATCTGCCAATTGTTCAGTCCCGTACGATGGCGTGAAAGCATTCAGTATCTTCTTCGAACCAAGCACAACATTTTCTATGAAATCGGACCCAAAAGAGTGCTGGCCGTGTTTCTGGAAGATATAGCGGCTGGTGTTCATCGTTACGCCTGCACGCAGGCTTGTATAGCGTAA
- a CDS encoding phosphopantetheine-binding protein, which translates to MDDALRTVIKERAELLRRLKQSLIERLNLYQTVEQIDDDTPLFGMGLRLDSIDATEVIAILDAEFGVQSGLNDGADPAFMRTINTLVDFIIDQKKYPLMLGR; encoded by the coding sequence ATGGATGATGCATTAAGGACAGTGATAAAAGAACGTGCTGAATTGTTAAGGCGTCTCAAGCAGTCGCTTATCGAACGCCTCAATCTGTACCAGACCGTGGAGCAAATCGATGATGATACGCCACTGTTTGGTATGGGGCTCAGACTTGACTCTATCGACGCCACGGAAGTGATTGCGATTCTTGATGCCGAATTCGGTGTACAGTCGGGGCTTAATGATGGTGCTGACCCGGCGTTCATGAGAACGATCAACACTCTTGTTGACTTTATTATAGACCAAAAAAAATATCCTCTGATGTTGGGCCGCTGA
- a CDS encoding beta-ketoacyl-[acyl-carrier-protein] synthase family protein — protein sequence MRQERYRVCITGMGVLSSIGLNRGEVKEALLAGKGGIKKGIRFSDAFNNAYCAEVDDSGVIIESLPGDLEKNMGRCSCWGWRVVKEAIDDASLSEVDVEQSCLLVGMSANEDEMLLLSADEENSYSKTVLSGNFSSISNILAYMFGIRGGSTLITTACTSSSNALGYAFDLIQGNKTQVAIVVSAEPISWPVCVGFQKLKNIAREACSPFSGESGMSLGEAAGCLIVEKYEHATARRAKIYGEIVGYSATCDAYHETAPDPKGEAGVQAARRALAMASLQPNEIEYINAHGTGTELNDKVEALILQKVFPNIVDIPISSLKSYLGHMIGSTGVVEILCSLLTLPGGTVLPTINFSVPRRGCDFLHHVPNIPMKKKVSLFMSNNYAFGGNNCSMVISCNPGRTRPSYYKKQRIAVTGIGIVTGGIDTWDRFLIIHKTASKSEMVEAGGSGSEKQLSDEQKNRITSYMLSDGSLLNRIMRSLPPRRAYRVHKVNDVSPRKYLRNYDERKSNRITDFAAIAMKQAMKQGFLDMEKHERDEGGIILGISGGPKSTVTAFMDSIYRDLNKTKTKLFPMTLRSFSTTRCATLGKLRGYNSTISNGFCSSMAALFHGCEIIRQDIQSYMIVGGADEFAETAWFYIHSELGFVDWSVDIDRFSVYSTCGKGFYPGEGACELLIEPMEKAKMRGAVIYAEIAGYGQSCDGTLFPELDRSGESLASAIWRALEESQLSVDDIDAVYGTSWGSDSINQKETAALNKIFGERRRKIPVSNTNGYYGFIESSSGTLSVASAIASIAEQIVYPIPRGGDSVPPRGLFFVTGKPLHTKIRNVLVLASSEYGSNYAVIVKNAADND from the coding sequence ATGAGGCAGGAGCGTTACAGGGTCTGCATAACCGGCATGGGAGTGCTGTCGTCAATCGGGCTCAACAGAGGCGAAGTAAAGGAAGCCCTTCTTGCGGGGAAAGGGGGGATAAAAAAGGGGATCCGTTTCAGTGATGCTTTCAACAATGCCTATTGTGCTGAAGTGGATGATTCCGGGGTTATAATAGAATCCTTGCCGGGTGACCTTGAGAAGAACATGGGGAGGTGTTCTTGCTGGGGATGGCGGGTGGTGAAAGAGGCAATCGATGATGCTTCCCTGAGTGAGGTTGATGTGGAACAGTCCTGCCTGCTTGTGGGGATGTCTGCAAATGAAGATGAAATGCTTCTGCTTTCCGCCGACGAGGAAAACTCTTACAGCAAAACAGTTCTCTCAGGGAATTTTTCTTCAATTTCCAACATACTTGCTTACATGTTCGGCATACGGGGAGGCTCAACTCTTATTACAACAGCCTGCACCTCAAGCAGCAATGCTCTTGGTTATGCCTTTGATCTTATTCAGGGAAATAAAACACAGGTTGCTATCGTGGTTTCTGCAGAACCCATCTCATGGCCTGTTTGCGTAGGTTTTCAAAAACTTAAGAACATAGCCAGGGAAGCCTGCTCCCCATTTTCGGGTGAAAGCGGCATGTCTTTAGGAGAGGCCGCCGGATGTTTAATAGTTGAGAAATATGAACACGCCACAGCGCGGAGGGCAAAGATATACGGTGAAATAGTGGGCTATTCCGCTACCTGTGACGCCTATCACGAAACAGCCCCTGATCCTAAAGGAGAAGCGGGCGTACAAGCCGCCCGCAGAGCCCTCGCCATGGCGTCACTTCAACCGAACGAGATCGAATACATCAACGCCCACGGTACGGGGACTGAACTCAATGACAAAGTGGAAGCATTGATATTGCAGAAAGTATTTCCAAACATAGTCGATATTCCGATTAGCTCGCTGAAGTCATATCTTGGTCACATGATCGGGTCCACGGGAGTCGTGGAGATTTTATGTAGCCTCCTGACACTTCCCGGCGGAACTGTTCTACCTACGATCAACTTTAGTGTGCCTCGGCGTGGATGCGACTTCCTGCATCATGTTCCCAATATCCCCATGAAAAAAAAGGTAAGCTTATTTATGAGCAACAACTATGCCTTCGGTGGAAATAACTGTTCGATGGTGATTTCCTGCAATCCTGGGAGAACAAGGCCCTCATATTACAAGAAACAGCGTATTGCCGTCACAGGTATAGGCATTGTTACCGGGGGTATCGACACATGGGATCGATTTCTCATCATACACAAGACGGCCAGTAAGTCTGAAATGGTTGAAGCAGGTGGTTCGGGCAGTGAGAAGCAACTTTCGGATGAACAAAAAAATCGTATCACATCCTATATGTTGAGTGACGGAAGCTTACTGAATCGGATCATGAGATCTCTTCCCCCGCGACGTGCTTATAGGGTTCATAAAGTAAACGACGTTTCTCCAAGGAAGTATCTGCGCAACTATGACGAGCGAAAATCAAATCGAATCACCGATTTTGCGGCAATTGCCATGAAACAAGCCATGAAACAGGGTTTTCTTGACATGGAGAAACATGAGCGGGATGAAGGGGGAATTATACTGGGCATTTCAGGAGGACCAAAATCGACAGTAACTGCATTTATGGATAGTATCTACCGAGATTTAAATAAAACTAAGACGAAACTCTTCCCTATGACTCTCCGCAGTTTCTCCACTACACGATGCGCGACCCTGGGAAAGCTGAGAGGATATAATTCTACGATTTCTAATGGTTTTTGCTCTTCGATGGCAGCACTTTTTCATGGATGTGAAATAATTCGCCAAGATATTCAAAGCTACATGATCGTCGGTGGAGCCGACGAGTTCGCAGAGACAGCCTGGTTCTACATTCATTCCGAACTGGGGTTTGTTGACTGGTCCGTCGATATTGACCGCTTCTCCGTCTACAGTACCTGTGGCAAGGGTTTCTATCCCGGAGAGGGTGCTTGTGAGTTGCTCATTGAACCAATGGAAAAAGCGAAAATGCGAGGTGCTGTAATCTACGCGGAAATAGCCGGTTACGGTCAGTCCTGCGACGGGACCCTTTTCCCGGAACTCGACCGGTCGGGGGAATCCTTAGCGTCGGCCATATGGCGAGCCTTGGAAGAATCTCAACTGTCTGTCGACGATATTGATGCAGTCTATGGTACAAGTTGGGGATCTGATAGCATTAATCAGAAGGAAACGGCAGCTCTAAACAAAATATTCGGGGAAAGAAGACGGAAAATACCGGTATCCAACACCAACGGCTATTATGGTTTTATCGAATCATCAAGCGGGACGTTGAGTGTTGCATCTGCCATCGCAAGTATTGCCGAGCAGATCGTTTATCCGATTCCACGGGGCGGTGATAGTGTGCCACCGAGAGGTCTTTTCTTTGTTACAGGGAAACCCTTGCACACAAAAATTCGAAACGTCTTGGTTCTGGCCTCATCGGAGTACGGTTCAAATTATGCAGTTATTGTTAAAAATGCGGCTGATAATGATTGA
- a CDS encoding ABC transporter ATP-binding protein translates to MKNLVHLENVKKMYCVNGVETPALVDVNIIISSGDFCAIAGPSGSGKTTLLNIIGCLDRPTSGSVSLMGSSVKNLSDGRLSRLRAEKLGFVFQFFNLIQSLSVIENVEYPLLINKIPRKEARNLAMLSLEDVGLFSFAKYRPNQLSGGQQQRVAIARALVKQPLIVLADEPTGNLDSWNSGAVMDLMFEMAERNRNSFIISTHDVDLFEKCPKRIRIIDGRVVHAN, encoded by the coding sequence ATGAAAAATCTGGTGCACCTCGAGAATGTAAAAAAGATGTATTGTGTTAATGGTGTGGAAACGCCTGCACTGGTAGACGTGAACATTATCATTTCGAGTGGTGATTTCTGCGCGATTGCCGGTCCATCAGGAAGCGGTAAGACCACGCTGCTGAACATCATCGGCTGTTTGGACAGGCCGACGAGCGGCAGCGTTTCGCTGATGGGAAGCTCTGTAAAAAATTTATCCGACGGCCGATTGTCCCGCTTGAGGGCTGAGAAATTAGGTTTCGTCTTTCAGTTCTTCAATCTGATCCAGTCGCTTAGTGTCATTGAAAACGTAGAGTATCCCCTCCTTATAAACAAGATACCCCGTAAAGAAGCAAGAAACCTTGCCATGCTGTCTCTTGAGGATGTTGGACTTTTTTCGTTCGCAAAGTATAGACCGAACCAGCTTTCCGGAGGCCAACAGCAGCGAGTAGCCATTGCCAGGGCCCTTGTAAAACAACCTCTCATTGTGCTGGCCGATGAGCCGACTGGAAATCTCGATTCCTGGAACAGCGGGGCCGTAATGGACCTGATGTTCGAAATGGCCGAAAGAAACCGGAATAGCTTCATTATTTCTACCCATGATGTCGACCTCTTTGAAAAATGTCCAAAGAGAATACGAATCATTGATGGGAGGGTAGTGCATGCGAACTAA
- a CDS encoding FtsX-like permease family protein, with the protein MISCLLITVICSLFVFSLLTRRHDVKQALFNVLRHRRRTAMTLAAIVIGGASLFIFGGFFNYNLWSYREVTIRGDLGHIQLYRKGYLGSGVSSPLKYGISDYKKVASLLRRDDEIGNHIKAIVGQIGFSGILSNYEKGTSSNFIGLGIEPASSVSLGFLDTVTLGSDLSDFDKGGVVIGTGLLHALKSDYDDHNDVLVINKHGGQDAMSVRIRGVFQSGLKLRDDATMKMPLKTAQRLLGTEDVSKVTILLDDTNMTDIVADRVKKIIRQNGLDLEMNTWPEEAVMYKQIVTNYNGIFFFIKVVMAIIVAFFIANTLMINVVERTREIGMIRAMGATRATVWNLLFLEGFCMGLIGGLLSIGTGWIIAVLVNIHGIPMPPAPGQTLGYTAFIRMEGAMDIVWFTFSLSMITSFFASILPAFKASQMIVVDALRHV; encoded by the coding sequence ATGATTTCCTGTCTTTTGATCACCGTTATTTGCAGTCTTTTTGTTTTTTCGCTTCTTACCAGGAGACATGATGTAAAGCAGGCCCTTTTCAATGTATTAAGACACAGAAGAAGAACAGCGATGACATTGGCAGCTATTGTTATCGGCGGTGCGTCATTATTCATTTTCGGAGGGTTCTTCAATTACAATCTCTGGTCCTATAGAGAAGTCACTATACGCGGTGACTTGGGCCATATCCAGCTCTACAGAAAAGGCTATCTTGGGTCGGGTGTTTCAAGCCCGCTGAAGTATGGAATATCAGACTACAAAAAAGTAGCTAGTCTGCTTCGAAGAGATGACGAGATTGGAAACCACATAAAAGCCATTGTGGGCCAGATAGGATTTTCAGGCATATTATCAAACTACGAAAAGGGGACATCTTCCAATTTCATAGGTCTCGGAATCGAACCGGCCAGTAGTGTATCATTGGGGTTTCTGGATACGGTAACGCTGGGAAGTGATCTTTCAGACTTTGACAAAGGGGGTGTTGTTATTGGGACGGGCCTTCTCCATGCCTTGAAATCAGACTACGACGACCATAACGACGTTCTCGTCATCAATAAACACGGAGGCCAGGATGCCATGTCAGTCCGCATTCGAGGGGTCTTTCAAAGCGGTCTCAAGTTGAGGGATGACGCAACGATGAAGATGCCTCTCAAGACAGCGCAACGTCTGCTTGGAACTGAGGATGTCAGCAAGGTTACCATACTGCTTGATGACACGAATATGACGGATATCGTGGCTGATCGTGTTAAGAAAATCATAAGACAAAACGGTCTGGACCTGGAAATGAATACATGGCCCGAAGAAGCCGTAATGTATAAGCAGATTGTTACAAATTATAACGGAATATTTTTCTTCATCAAGGTGGTTATGGCTATCATCGTGGCATTTTTTATAGCAAACACCTTGATGATCAACGTGGTTGAGAGAACACGAGAGATCGGGATGATCAGGGCTATGGGAGCAACCCGGGCAACGGTCTGGAACCTTCTGTTTCTAGAAGGCTTCTGCATGGGTTTGATCGGCGGCCTGCTGAGCATTGGAACCGGCTGGATAATTGCTGTGCTGGTCAACATCCATGGGATACCCATGCCCCCAGCACCTGGTCAGACCTTGGGATACACCGCATTCATAAGAATGGAGGGAGCCATGGATATAGTTTGGTTCACCTTTTCACTTTCCATGATCACCTCTTTTTTTGCCTCCATTCTTCCAGCTTTCAAGGCATCACAAATGATTGTTGTGGATGCCTTGAGGCATGTGTGA
- a CDS encoding 3-hydroxyacyl-CoA dehydrogenase NAD-binding domain-containing protein → MENSGDTSKKYYQFFQDDIENILVVGAGTMGLQMAIQCAVSGCSVNVYDLHGDILSKAYEKIEDHGKRMVHGGYRTLSEVRDGLRRITLFDSLDSATKGIDMVSESVTEDPQVKKQLFTLLSEACSPKVILTTNTSTFTPSMFVKVIRYPKMFAAFHCHPPLWTTRIVDIMPHPMTSSGVVQSLTTLAERMGMIPLLLGKETSGYIYNSMLNALLKQALTLKITNVSSVRDIDRAWMGITGMTMGPFGIMDMIGIDTVCHVVEFWALRKNDDVLRACALYLKQEYLDKGYAGVKTKAGFYRYPNADFMDPEFLEGTRIKSPREVSTDGAL, encoded by the coding sequence ATGGAAAATTCAGGAGATACCAGTAAAAAATATTATCAGTTTTTTCAGGATGATATTGAAAACATCCTTGTTGTGGGAGCGGGAACCATGGGTTTGCAGATGGCCATACAGTGCGCCGTGAGTGGGTGTTCAGTCAATGTATATGACCTACATGGTGATATCCTTTCGAAGGCATACGAAAAAATAGAAGATCACGGGAAGCGGATGGTCCATGGCGGTTATCGGACTTTAAGCGAGGTGAGAGATGGATTGCGCAGGATTACACTCTTCGACAGCTTGGATTCTGCAACGAAGGGAATAGATATGGTTAGTGAATCGGTGACAGAGGACCCTCAAGTCAAAAAGCAGCTTTTCACGCTGTTGAGTGAGGCTTGTTCGCCGAAAGTCATTCTCACTACGAACACATCCACCTTTACACCATCCATGTTTGTTAAGGTGATCCGTTATCCAAAAATGTTCGCGGCTTTCCATTGCCACCCTCCACTATGGACAACTCGGATCGTCGATATAATGCCACATCCCATGACAAGTTCCGGGGTCGTTCAAAGCCTCACGACGCTCGCAGAGAGGATGGGGATGATTCCTCTGCTGCTCGGCAAGGAAACCAGCGGTTATATCTACAACAGTATGCTGAATGCTCTTTTAAAGCAGGCGCTCACATTGAAGATTACAAATGTTTCGTCAGTTCGTGACATAGACAGGGCGTGGATGGGAATAACCGGAATGACCATGGGCCCCTTCGGAATAATGGATATGATTGGAATAGACACTGTTTGTCACGTAGTCGAATTCTGGGCTCTAAGAAAAAATGACGACGTTTTACGGGCATGCGCACTGTATCTGAAACAAGAATATCTCGACAAGGGGTATGCTGGGGTCAAGACGAAAGCTGGGTTTTATCGGTATCCAAATGCAGACTTTATGGACCCGGAATTCCTGGAAGGCACCCGCATAAAGAGTCCTCGGGAGGTGAGTACAGATGGGGCATTATAG
- a CDS encoding 3-oxoacyl-ACP reductase FabG gives MGHYSDLKNRVVVVTGGSGDLGEALCREMSRQGCIVYLTYKASQSRAEDIVGGIQTRGGRSKAVYCDVTSRSHVEDVVDGIVSEEGAIDVLINNAGICRDNLFLLMKDYEFNEVIRTNLYGVYNVTKSVSSHMSRRQSGVIINISSLSGLVPAFGQLNYSASKGAVISLSRVLAIELAHNGIRVNTIAPGFFESAMTKRVPRDILKQTIRASALKRLGKAHELAKVAAFLASEDASYITGQTLVVDGGLYMK, from the coding sequence ATGGGGCATTATAGTGATCTTAAAAACAGGGTGGTGGTGGTTACCGGAGGTAGCGGAGATCTCGGAGAAGCACTGTGCCGCGAGATGTCCCGGCAGGGATGCATTGTCTACCTGACCTACAAGGCATCTCAGTCGAGGGCTGAAGACATAGTCGGAGGCATACAAACCCGGGGAGGCCGATCAAAGGCAGTGTATTGTGATGTTACAAGCAGATCCCACGTGGAGGATGTTGTCGATGGTATTGTCAGTGAAGAAGGAGCGATCGATGTACTTATTAACAATGCAGGTATTTGTCGGGACAATCTGTTCCTTTTAATGAAGGATTATGAGTTCAACGAAGTTATACGAACCAACTTGTATGGTGTCTATAATGTCACCAAATCGGTGAGCAGCCATATGTCAAGACGGCAATCCGGCGTCATCATAAACATATCGTCGTTGTCCGGTCTTGTTCCGGCTTTCGGGCAACTGAACTACAGTGCTTCCAAGGGAGCAGTCATCTCCTTGAGCAGGGTTCTGGCAATTGAGCTGGCACATAACGGTATACGAGTGAATACTATTGCTCCGGGTTTCTTTGAATCTGCGATGACCAAGCGAGTTCCCCGAGACATTTTGAAACAGACAATACGGGCTTCCGCACTGAAAAGACTTGGTAAGGCCCATGAACTAGCTAAAGTTGCGGCATTTCTGGCATCCGAAGATGCCTCCTATATAACTGGACAGACCCTCGTCGTAGATGGGGGTCTCTATATGAAATAG
- a CDS encoding beta-hydroxyacyl-ACP dehydratase has protein sequence MIGMSVVSQGAEDVLGYPELVYLGVCEYPLAMVDRITGFINGKRPVLKGLKNVSINEPHFRGHFKNYPVMPGNLIAECLGQLSGYLHSFLKFSEILEKERGLSVDNGTILFPAILQNLKKVSCLRTSYRGGLASHNVKYRRPVFPGDQLLLQTQLVLQDRGFFHHTVEANVGGMLVASGTIVNFFITPPEVSSAESEINIYGIFKSLSDIKDSS, from the coding sequence ATGATCGGCATGAGCGTAGTTTCCCAAGGGGCGGAGGATGTACTGGGCTATCCGGAGCTGGTTTATCTTGGCGTGTGTGAGTATCCCCTGGCCATGGTTGATCGTATCACGGGCTTCATCAATGGCAAACGTCCGGTACTAAAGGGGCTTAAAAATGTTTCCATCAATGAGCCCCATTTCAGGGGTCACTTTAAGAATTATCCCGTAATGCCGGGAAACTTGATAGCTGAATGCCTGGGGCAACTCAGCGGCTACCTACACTCTTTTCTAAAGTTTTCTGAAATTCTTGAGAAGGAAAGGGGGCTTTCTGTGGATAATGGGACAATTCTTTTTCCGGCCATTCTGCAGAATCTGAAAAAGGTAAGTTGCTTACGAACTTCATACCGAGGCGGCCTTGCATCGCACAATGTCAAATATCGTCGGCCGGTCTTTCCTGGTGATCAGCTATTGCTTCAGACTCAGCTGGTTCTCCAGGATCGGGGGTTCTTTCATCACACTGTTGAAGCGAATGTCGGTGGTATGCTCGTCGCTTCTGGGACAATAGTCAATTTTTTCATCACGCCTCCAGAAGTGTCCAGTGCGGAAAGTGAGATCAATATCTATGGGATATTCAAGTCATTATCGGATATTAAGGATTCATCGTAG
- a CDS encoding 4'-phosphopantetheinyl transferase superfamily protein — MRALAVNDVHLWTILLSGLNEMEKYEGLLSNKDKRESNLIGSERNRRLFVAGRGVLRTLLGEYIHVRPQNVEIEIDIRGHQKLSESVNNDALSFNLTHSGNIILCAFARQVSLGVDVQYAYKVPVCADAVLSRDEIRLIAQTPESLQTEMFLRIWTLKEAFLKATSRGLEAIDSVSVVRGWNSSTLTIETRGTQAFREFELFTFIPGLNYFATVVAGW; from the coding sequence GTGAGAGCCCTTGCAGTCAATGATGTTCATCTTTGGACGATCCTTCTCAGCGGACTAAACGAGATGGAAAAATATGAAGGACTTCTGTCAAATAAGGACAAAAGGGAGAGCAATTTGATTGGCAGCGAGAGAAATCGTCGGCTTTTTGTCGCTGGGAGGGGTGTTCTGCGGACCCTGTTAGGCGAGTACATTCATGTAAGGCCGCAAAACGTTGAGATAGAAATAGATATCCGTGGCCATCAAAAGCTCTCTGAGTCTGTGAATAACGACGCTCTGTCCTTCAATCTTACACACTCAGGTAACATAATCCTTTGCGCCTTTGCGCGACAAGTCTCGCTCGGTGTTGATGTTCAGTATGCCTACAAGGTGCCGGTTTGTGCCGACGCAGTGTTATCACGAGATGAAATACGACTTATCGCCCAGACGCCGGAATCGTTACAGACTGAAATGTTTCTGAGAATATGGACTCTGAAGGAGGCCTTTTTAAAAGCAACATCCCGAGGGCTTGAAGCCATCGATAGCGTTTCGGTTGTGCGGGGATGGAATTCGTCGACTCTGACAATCGAGACAAGGGGAACCCAAGCCTTCAGGGAATTTGAACTCTTCACATTCATACCCGGACTGAATTATTTTGCAACAGTGGTGGCAGGTTGGTGA
- a CDS encoding SDR family oxidoreductase, with translation MKTIEGLEGKVALITGSSRGIGAAIADKFSIHGADVVIHHRSGRGKGASMAKAATQRIRDRGGVAEEYIADISVEREVDGMFSFVAKRFGKVDILVLNAANAVFKEFKIMTTRDWDVLINTNVMGNINCVRRALPLMCEGGNIVFISSMGSRIPMKRYPLGPMKAALESFVRLWALEFFPRKIRVNAICGGLANTDSIRAVGPLLSSSAMLHHEFLVQPEEIASVAVFLCSADAVAVTGEIITVDKGQSFASYQ, from the coding sequence ATGAAAACCATAGAAGGACTTGAAGGAAAGGTAGCTCTGATTACCGGTAGTTCCCGAGGAATAGGTGCTGCCATTGCGGATAAATTCTCAATCCATGGGGCCGACGTGGTTATCCATCATCGCAGCGGCCGGGGCAAGGGTGCCAGCATGGCAAAAGCAGCAACTCAACGAATACGCGATCGAGGAGGAGTAGCTGAAGAATACATCGCCGACATATCAGTTGAGCGGGAAGTAGATGGCATGTTTAGCTTTGTGGCGAAACGTTTCGGCAAGGTGGACATACTTGTTCTCAATGCTGCAAATGCGGTGTTCAAGGAATTTAAAATCATGACCACAAGAGACTGGGATGTCCTCATAAACACCAATGTGATGGGAAATATCAACTGTGTCAGGAGGGCACTACCTCTTATGTGTGAAGGAGGAAATATCGTTTTTATCTCTAGCATGGGGAGTCGAATTCCAATGAAACGATATCCTCTTGGGCCCATGAAGGCTGCTCTTGAAAGCTTTGTCCGGCTTTGGGCGCTCGAATTCTTCCCACGAAAAATACGTGTTAATGCCATTTGTGGCGGTCTTGCCAATACTGACAGTATTCGTGCGGTAGGTCCGCTTTTATCCTCTTCAGCAATGTTACATCACGAGTTTCTTGTTCAGCCTGAGGAGATTGCCTCGGTTGCTGTGTTCCTTTGTTCGGCGGATGCTGTAGCTGTCACAGGTGAAATTATCACCGTCGACAAGGGGCAATCGTTTGCATCATACCAATGA
- a CDS encoding outer membrane lipoprotein-sorting protein codes for MKEKNITKTLIISTLIPVILILLFPLPRFPKHAVSAGNENEYVVGSYKLEQPDRQAHEIIIRADRVRSPRDSFCYRLHLIEYKDDEVVQEQLLAVNVRFILPTPDVPGDAKALVRFLEPRELRNDKMLAVYDQLWYFTPKARNPVRISRQQRLIGQVSNGDIVAADLHYSYQSTLVGEDWLEEKKCYRLELVRRWDFVTYPKIIYWVAQESYYPMMAEFYSSSDRLMKRAIYKDFKESLGAVRPHEIIIEEGLIRGSYTRMLFSGATFQDLPDAYYQPSYLERIR; via the coding sequence ATGAAAGAAAAAAATATTACAAAAACACTGATTATCAGTACTCTGATCCCTGTTATACTTATTTTGCTGTTTCCCTTGCCGCGCTTCCCGAAACATGCTGTATCTGCTGGCAATGAAAATGAGTATGTTGTTGGGAGTTATAAGCTGGAACAGCCGGACAGGCAGGCCCACGAAATCATCATCAGGGCCGACAGGGTCCGCTCTCCCCGGGATTCTTTCTGTTACCGTCTGCATCTCATTGAATATAAGGATGACGAAGTTGTTCAGGAGCAGCTCTTGGCTGTTAACGTTCGCTTCATTCTGCCGACACCGGATGTCCCCGGAGACGCAAAGGCCTTGGTGAGATTCCTCGAGCCGCGGGAGCTTCGAAACGATAAAATGTTGGCTGTCTATGATCAGCTCTGGTACTTCACGCCCAAAGCCCGTAATCCGGTCAGGATCTCAAGACAACAACGTTTAATAGGTCAGGTTTCTAATGGTGATATTGTTGCAGCCGATCTTCATTATTCCTACCAGTCTACATTAGTCGGAGAAGATTGGCTGGAGGAAAAAAAGTGCTACAGACTTGAATTGGTAAGAAGATGGGACTTTGTTACATATCCAAAGATAATTTATTGGGTGGCACAGGAAAGCTATTATCCTATGATGGCCGAGTTTTATTCCTCCTCTGATCGGCTGATGAAACGAGCCATCTACAAGGATTTCAAGGAGTCTCTCGGAGCAGTTCGCCCTCATGAAATCATTATAGAAGAGGGTCTCATCAGAGGAAGCTATACCAGAATGCTCTTCAGCGGTGCTACATTCCAGGATCTTCCTGACGCCTATTATCAGCCGTCATATCTCGAACGGATACGATAA